From one Bos javanicus breed banteng chromosome 15, ARS-OSU_banteng_1.0, whole genome shotgun sequence genomic stretch:
- the CRTAM gene encoding cytotoxic and regulatory T-cell molecule isoform X1, which yields MWWRVCSLLAWFPLQEAFQTNHMETVPIEEGQTLTLNCTVSQETTSLQWLAPSGFTIFFNEQPALKSSKYQLLHHSSDQLSISVLNVTQHDEGVYKCLHYGKSVRTKEVKVIVLATPVTPTLQVSVIKTHNGEEHVILKCSTVRSKPPPRITWLLGNGMELYGETHHEYETDGKKCNSTSTLTVHAYGKNSTASCIIRHRGLQGRKLVAPFRFEDLVTDQETTSAALETSSLSSQDPQQPNSTVMEDSSTSEIDKEEEEQTTQVSHLATEANRLYGGLTKKNSGVLLLTLVSFLIFILFIIVQLFIMKLRKAHVIWKKESEISEHTLESYRSRSNNEETSSQERNGQTSRSRGCINYITQLYSEAKTKTKEKAQPSKLKGELTHIPESIV from the exons ATGTGGTGGAGAGTTTGCAGCTTGCTGGCGTGGTTCCCCTTACAAG AGGCCTTTCAGACCAATCACATGGAAACTGTCCCCATAGAGGAAGGCCAGACGCTCACTCTAAACTGTACCGTTTCTCAGGAGACCACCTCTCTGCAGTGGCTGGCCCCCTCGGGCTTCACCATTTTCTTCAATGAACAACCTG CTTTAAAAAGTTCCAAATACCAGCTTCTTCATCACTCCTCCGATCAGCTCTCCATCAGCGTGCTGAATGTAACACAGCATGATGAAGGCGTGTACAAGTGTCTGCACTATGGCAAGTCCGTGAGaacaaaggaagtgaaagtgatcGTGTTAG CAACTCCTGTCACGCCAACCCTGCAAGTTTCAGTTATCAAGACGCACAATGGAGAAGAACACGTCATACTGAAATGCTCCACCGTGAGAAGCAAGCCCCCTCCACGGATAACCTGGCTCTTAGGGAATGGCATGGAGCTCTATG GTGAAACCCACCATGAATATGAAACTGATGGGAAGAAGTGTAATAGCACCAGCACACTGACAGTCCACGCATATGGCAAAAACTCAACAGCAAGTTGCATTATCCGACACAGAGGCCTGCAAGGAAGAAAACTGGTAGCACCTTTTCGGTTTGAAGATTTGG TTACTGATCAGGAGACAACGTCAGCTGCCCTGGAGACAAGCTCTCTATCCTCTCAAGACCCTCAGCAGCCCAATAGCACTG TAATGGAAGATTCTAGTACGTCAGAGATTGACAAGGAAGAGGAAGAACAAACCACTCAAGTCTCTCACTTGGCCACTG AAGCAAATCGGCTGTATGGGGGACTGACAAAGAAGAACAGCGGTGTCCTGCTGCTGACCCTCGTGTCCTTCCtcatcttcatactgttcatcaTTGTCCAGCTCTTCATCATGAAACTCCGGAAAGCACATGTGATATGGAAGAAAG AAAGTGAGATTTCAGAGCACACTCTAGAAAGTTACAGATCGAGGTCAAATAATGAAGAAACATCATCCCAAGAGAGAAATGGCCAAA cTTCCCGCTCTAGGGGCTGCATAAACTACATCACACAGTTGTACTCGGAGGCAAAAACAAAGACGAAGGAAAAGGCACAACCTTCAAAATTGAAAGGAGAGCTGACTCATATACCAGAAAGCATCGTGTAG
- the CRTAM gene encoding cytotoxic and regulatory T-cell molecule isoform X2 has translation METVPIEEGQTLTLNCTVSQETTSLQWLAPSGFTIFFNEQPALKSSKYQLLHHSSDQLSISVLNVTQHDEGVYKCLHYGKSVRTKEVKVIVLATPVTPTLQVSVIKTHNGEEHVILKCSTVRSKPPPRITWLLGNGMELYGETHHEYETDGKKCNSTSTLTVHAYGKNSTASCIIRHRGLQGRKLVAPFRFEDLVTDQETTSAALETSSLSSQDPQQPNSTVMEDSSTSEIDKEEEEQTTQVSHLATEANRLYGGLTKKNSGVLLLTLVSFLIFILFIIVQLFIMKLRKAHVIWKKESEISEHTLESYRSRSNNEETSSQERNGQTSRSRGCINYITQLYSEAKTKTKEKAQPSKLKGELTHIPESIV, from the exons ATGGAAACTGTCCCCATAGAGGAAGGCCAGACGCTCACTCTAAACTGTACCGTTTCTCAGGAGACCACCTCTCTGCAGTGGCTGGCCCCCTCGGGCTTCACCATTTTCTTCAATGAACAACCTG CTTTAAAAAGTTCCAAATACCAGCTTCTTCATCACTCCTCCGATCAGCTCTCCATCAGCGTGCTGAATGTAACACAGCATGATGAAGGCGTGTACAAGTGTCTGCACTATGGCAAGTCCGTGAGaacaaaggaagtgaaagtgatcGTGTTAG CAACTCCTGTCACGCCAACCCTGCAAGTTTCAGTTATCAAGACGCACAATGGAGAAGAACACGTCATACTGAAATGCTCCACCGTGAGAAGCAAGCCCCCTCCACGGATAACCTGGCTCTTAGGGAATGGCATGGAGCTCTATG GTGAAACCCACCATGAATATGAAACTGATGGGAAGAAGTGTAATAGCACCAGCACACTGACAGTCCACGCATATGGCAAAAACTCAACAGCAAGTTGCATTATCCGACACAGAGGCCTGCAAGGAAGAAAACTGGTAGCACCTTTTCGGTTTGAAGATTTGG TTACTGATCAGGAGACAACGTCAGCTGCCCTGGAGACAAGCTCTCTATCCTCTCAAGACCCTCAGCAGCCCAATAGCACTG TAATGGAAGATTCTAGTACGTCAGAGATTGACAAGGAAGAGGAAGAACAAACCACTCAAGTCTCTCACTTGGCCACTG AAGCAAATCGGCTGTATGGGGGACTGACAAAGAAGAACAGCGGTGTCCTGCTGCTGACCCTCGTGTCCTTCCtcatcttcatactgttcatcaTTGTCCAGCTCTTCATCATGAAACTCCGGAAAGCACATGTGATATGGAAGAAAG AAAGTGAGATTTCAGAGCACACTCTAGAAAGTTACAGATCGAGGTCAAATAATGAAGAAACATCATCCCAAGAGAGAAATGGCCAAA cTTCCCGCTCTAGGGGCTGCATAAACTACATCACACAGTTGTACTCGGAGGCAAAAACAAAGACGAAGGAAAAGGCACAACCTTCAAAATTGAAAGGAGAGCTGACTCATATACCAGAAAGCATCGTGTAG